In the genome of Fervidobacterium nodosum Rt17-B1, the window TCTTGGGTCACCATATTTTTTCTTAATTTCTTCAAGCTCCTCAATTATTACTTCGTATACTTTATCGTCGTTCATAAGAAGTTCTTTTTCTTTCTCAAGTCTAACTAGAAGGTCTCTGTATTCTTGTTGTAAGTTTTGAGTTTCTAAGTTAGTTAATCTTCCAAGTCTCATGTCAAGAACAGCCTTTGCTTGCTCTTCGCTCATTTGTAGTATATCGACAAGTTGTGAAAGTGCTTCAGAAGAGTCTTTTGAGCTTCGAATTATACTTACAACAGTATCTATGGCTTTAGAAGCCTTTATTAATCCTTCAACTATATGCGCACGTTTAGAATCTTGTTGATATGCATATTGAGTTCGCTTCCTGACTACTTCAAATCTGTGCTTAACGTAAGCTTCTATAAGTTGTTTTAGGTTCATTAACCTTGGTTGCTTGTCGCCATCTATGACTAAGAAATTCGCATTAAATCTTGTTTGCAAGTTCGTCTTTTGGTAAAGATTATTCAGTATAACTTCTTCTTTCACATCTTCTGGAAATTCAATAACAACTCTTAAACCATCTTTGTCGCTCTCATCTCTTAAATCTTTTACGGGTATTTCTTCTTCTTGCAAGTAATCAGCGATTTGTTTTATCAGTTCCGCCTTACTAATACCGTAAGGTATTTCTGTTATAATAATGCTTTTTTTCTTCTTTTCATGTTTTATTTCTGCTTTACCTCTGATTGTGAATCCACCTTTACCGGTGATATACATTTCCCTTATTCCAGATTTTCCTATTATTATTCCACCTGTTGGAAAATCAGGACCTTTTATTATATCAATTAACTCTTCCACAGATATATCACGATTCTTTATATAAGCAATCGTGGCATCAACTACATCGTTTAAGTTATGAGTCGGTATGTTCGTGGCCATACCAACTGCAATTCCACTAGCACCATTCAAAAGAAGGTTAGGTACCTTCGCCGGTAATACGTCCGGTTCTTGCAAACTTCCATCGAAGTTATCGAGCATTTTAACTGTTTGTTTATCAATATCCTCGACCATTTCTTCGGCTATTTTGTGTAATCTTGCTTCCGTGTAACGCATAGCAGCTGGTGGGTCACGGTCAATAGAACCAAAGTTACCTTGACCTTCAACTAATGAATATCTCATCAACCATGGTTGTGCCATTCTAACTAACGCTTCATATATAGAAGAATCACCGTGAGGATGGTACTTACCCATAACCTCACCAACAATACGTGCTGTCTTTTTAAATGGTTTATTGTGGAATAAGCCTAGTTCATACATCGAATAAATAATTCTTCTTTGAACAGGTTTTAAACCATCCCTGACATCTGGAATGGCACGACCAATTATAACGCTCATGGAATAGCTTAAATATGATTTTACAAGCTCATCCTCAAGAACGCGCTCAAAGACGTTATTTTGTTCATTCGATTTTATTTCATTGTTAATTTCACTTTCAAAGTTCTTATCCACTTACGAAAACCTCCTTGTGTTAATCGAATAATTAAACAACTAAATTAAATTTCAAATATTTCATAAGTATATTATGAAATCTTTTATGAAATCTTTGCTCCAGGTTCTATTTCAGAAGACACCGTTAAAAGTGTTAACTTATCATCTTTTTTGGCAGCAAGGAGCATACCTCTTGATTCAATCCCCATCAATTTTGCTGGTTTGAGATTTGCGACAACTACTATTAACCTACCAACCAATTGTTCTGGTGTGTAGTATTTCGCAATTCCAGCGACAATTTGCCTATGTCCAAGTTCGCCAAGATCAAGTTGTAATTTTACAAGCTTTTCTGACTTTTCTACTCTCTCCGCTTCAATTACCTTAGCAACTCTTAAATCAATTTTTTTGAATGTATCAATATCTATTAATTCTTCCATAGTAACAACATTTTCTTGTTTTTCTGTAACTTTCTGGTCCATACCTTTTACCTCCTGTTTCTTATCAGTCTTCTCTTCTTCTTTTCTCTCAGATTTCTCAAATTTTTTGAATAGAGGCTCGCCATGAATTATCTTATTTCCTTTAATTATATTCCAACCAGAGAGGAATTTTTCATCAAACTTTTCATTAACTGAGAGCCTTTTATAAACTTCCAATGAAGAATCTGGCATGACTGGTGAAACAAGGGTTGCTACCTTGAAAATACTCTCAGTTACAAGACTTAGAACCGTGCCAAGTCTTTCCTTATTCCCTTCTTTTGCTAGTACCCAAGGTTTTGTTTCATCAAAGTATTTGTTAAGTTGCGAAATGAATTGCCATAATACTTCAAGTGCATCTGTTATCTTGTAAGAATCCATAAGTTCTATAAATTTATTTTTCACTAAATCATAGTCTTCTATTAATTTCTTATCTATTTCTTCAAGATTACCTACACCGGGTATAACAGAATCAAAATGTTTCTGAATCATAGCAAGTGTTCTGTGTAAAAGGTTTCCATAATCGTTAGCAAGGTCAGAATTGAGTCTTTTAATTAGGTTCTCTTCGGAAAAATCTCCATCTTTACCAAAAACTATGTCCCTTACAAGGTAATATCTGACAACATCATTTCCATATTTTCTTACGTACTCTCTTGGATCTATTGCGTTGCCAAGTGATTTACTAATTTTTTGACCGTTTACAGTTAACCATCCATGAGCAAATACTTTCTTTGGCAATGGTAAACCAACTGACATAAGCATAGCAGGCCAAATGAGGCTGTGGAATCTATTTATTTCTTTACCTATAAGGTGCACATCCGCAGGCCACCATTTGTTAAATTTATCCATGTCATTCGGATAACCAATTGCTGAAACATAATTTATCAAAGCATCAACCCAGACATAAATTACATGTTCTGGGTCATTTGGCATCGGTATACCCCACTTTAGCGTTGTTCTTGTTATTGACAAATCTTTCAATCCAGATTCGAGGATTTTAAGCATTTCATTGCGCCTGAAATCTGGCTCAACAAAATCTGGATTTTCTTGGAAATGTTTTAACAATGCGTCGTTGTACTTCGATAACCTGAAAAAATAATTTTCTTCTCTTATGAGGTTAACTTCTCTTTTACAAGAAGGACAGATGTTATGACCATGTTCATCGTGTTCAAGTTCTTCCTCGTTCCAATAAGTTTCACACGGTACACAATACCAACCTTCATATATACCTTTATAAATATCCCCGTTTTCCATCATCTTAGAAACAAAATATTGAACTGTTTTCTCATGATTTTCATCCGTTGTTCGAATGAAGTAATCATTCGTTATTCCGAGATCCTTCCACAATTCTTTAAACTTCTCTGCAAGTGTATCACATAATTCTTTTGGTTCGAGTCCTTTTTCTCTCGCAGCTTGAGCTATTTTTTGCCCATGTTCATCTGTACCCGTCAAATAAAACACTTCATAGCCCATTAATCTCTTATATCTGGCTAAAATATCTCCTATGATAGTAGTATAGGAACTACCGATATGTGGCTCAGCATTAACATAATAAATAGGAGTCGTAATATAAAATTTCTTCACTATAAACACCTCCAAATATACCTACAAGTATTTAATTAATTTATCAACTTTTTACTAAAATTATATCATAAATCTCAAAACAAAAAAGGTGGCTTCAAAAAAGCCACCTTTTTGTTTGGTTTAGTTTATTTTACTTCAAAGAATTCTCTGATTGGTGGTATTAAGTTTAGGTATTTCTTGTAATAAACAAGTTTCCAACCTGGTCTTATTAGATTGATATTCTTTATTATTGGATTTAACTCAAGTAACTCAGAATCTGTCACGGCAAGTCTTTGTAAGATTTGGTTAAATGTATCCCCAGGTTTCACTTCATACTCAAGTTTCACGTAAACAGAGTAATTCGAGTCCATTGCACCATCTATAACTCTGCCTTTTAAATTCTCAAATATAATCTGCTGAACAGGAATTTCAAAATCTTCAATTACCTCTCCTCTTAAAATTGGATTGGTACCGTATGTTCTTACAGATGGTACTGATACAATTACTTCTGAATTGTCATCTAAATCTCTGCCCAGGTATTTTATGCTTCTTATTTTATTCTCGTTCAAAACGACGCTGTAGTTTATGTTTTCAAACAAATCATAAAGCCAAGGTTTATTAGTCAAACTTTCATCAAACAAAATTCTTACACCGTTATATTTCAAAAGTTTTGCTGAAGTCAAAATGTAATTCTTTATATCTGCGCCTGTCATTTTAACTAGTTTTACAGATGTCGTTTTTCCAACAAGTGAATACAAATCTCTTCTTGTAATTTCACCTTGTGGTATACCTGGACAATTGGCATTAAATACATTCCATATTCCTAGGTTTGAATTTGTGTAATTAATTATCAACTTATTAACGAATTCTGTTACAAAATTATCATCTAACATTGCCATGTATTTGTTAAATCCAACAGAGATGTTAGATTGCGCAATTACTTCGTCTAACCACTTATTAAAATCACCTTCAAATTTTTTTACTTGATTTAAGACAATTTCAGATGGTTCCACATTTGAAAGTAAAACTCTTTCTATCTTTACGCTTTTTATCTTAAAAGATTTATCTTTTTCTACATTTAATGTAATCTTATTAACTCCCTTAGCTTCACTGCCAGTTACAGAATATATCTTGTTCGATTTTGAACCTGTATATACGAAATCCTGATTACCAAACAAGAATATGTCAACATCTTTCGAAAATTCTCTTACAAGTTCATCACCTATATTTAACTCACTTCTAATTGCTATTTGTTTTCCAGTGATTGGATCATTTGTTATACCACCACTTGTTGCAAGAATAATCAAATCTGGATTCATTTTCTTTGCTGTATTCAGCGTATTCCTAACACTTTCTATATAATCAACATACTTTTGTGAATCGTAGGGAACAACAACACCGATCATTGCAACCTTGAATCCGTTACTCATAGTTTTCACTTTGAAGCTTACAACGTTACTTGGAAATACATTAGCCAAGTTAGCAGCCAAAACACTTGTTTTCAAATTTTTAAAAACACCTATAAGCCTTTCGGGAGAATAGTTCACCTCAAATGTCCCCGGAACAAATGCATCGTAATTAAGAAGATTAAAAGCGTTTATAACAGGATTATCTTCTTGCAAACTGGAATAATCACCAAATGGTGAACCATAGAGCAAATTACCTGTATCTATTAAAATAGTGTCTGGATTTGAACTTCTTAAATTGTCAACATATGTCTTAAGAATAGCTAAACCTTTTGGCTGATACATATTGCTGAAATAATCATATGGCAAAACATTTCCATAAATGTTAGATGTGTGGAGTATAATAATTTGCGACGCTAAAACAAATGTTGAAAGAGCGAAAAGTACGAACATAAACAGTGTGATAAATTTCTTACTCATATTAATTTTCCCTCCTCTTTACTTTTTAATTCTTCATAACATTCTTTACATACAGCAATGTATTTTTCTTTACCACCAACATCAAATATCCCACCATTTGACTTTTTCTTATAAGACAAAGTCCCTTTATACTCCCCACAAACTTCGCACACGGCCCTTTTTTTAATAACTTCGTCAGCAACAGCCATAAGCATTGCAGTAGTTTCAAAAGGATCCCAAAGATAATTCATATCCAAGCCCGCACAGTAAACATCTACGCCATCTTTAGTTATTTCTTTTACTAATTTTGTAAGTGAAGAATCAAAAAAATGTACTTCATCTATAAAAATTGCATCTGGCTTTTCATTTAAAGATTTATAATATTCTTCCATCTCTTGAACATCTTTAATTGCTCGTGCCGGCATTTTAAAAAATTTATGTGTTACAACATCATCTTTACTGTACCTTGTATCAATTTGTGGTTTAAGTATAAGTATTTTTTTCCGACCAAGCTCATATATCTCAGCATAGTTAAGAAGTTCTGTAGTTTTTCCAGAATACATTGGCCCAACTATTACCGTGAGTTTTCCTATCTTATTACTCAAACCAACACCCCCCAAAATATACGAGATTTTGTTAACCAAAGGTATTGATAAATTTCAAAAATCATATTATCTTCTTAAATAGGGGACACCCCCCAATATACTCTCAATAAGGAGGTATCCCGACATGACTAATATCCAACTCAAATGCCCTCATTGTGGCTCTTCTAACTTCATCAAAAACGGTCATGATAAGTTCAAAAACCAAATCTTCTTTTGCAAAGACTGCAAGCGTTACTTTAAACTTTCTTTCACCAAAAAACACAAACTCTTCTCTTTCCCTTACCCTCGTTGTGTTCATTGTAACCATGTCATGGAAATTTACAAAATCCGCCGTTATTTCGTTCGTTTCAGATGCAGAAAGTGCAACTTCAAAACTTCTGTTCCACTTTCTCTTCCTCAGCCTGTGCCTTTCAACTTTCATCCTTTCAAATTCTTCCGTTTCCCTATCTATATCATTCTCAAAGCTTTCATCTTGTACTTCAAATACAACCTTTCTCTTCGTGCTATTAAAGCTTGCTTGAATATCAATGTCTCTCATGTCGCTATTTACAAATGGATTATCAAGTTATCTTCTGTTATTTCGCTTTTTGAGTTTGAGAATGTATTTAAAGTTCACGGTGATGAAACAGTTATTGTATTTCGAGACAAAAAGTACTATGTGTGGCTATTAGTTGAGCATGGTACGAATTTAATAGTAGCTTGGCATGTATCAAGATATCGTGATATGTCACAAGTTAAGATATTGTTAGATAAATACTTTAGTCAAAGAAAACAAAACACACAAATAGAGTTAATAACCGATGGACTAAAAGCGTACGAGATAGCAGTGAAACTAAATTTTGATAATGTTGAGCACAGAGAAGTAAGACTAGGTAAAAACAACGAATGTGAATCGAAATTTTCGTTATTTAAGATGTTTGTTAGAGCGAAAAGGAGCTTCAAGAAATTTAGCAACATACGGTACTATGTAAATGGTTTTTGTGTAGTAAGGAACCTATGCAAGTTATATGAGAACGAAAATGAGATGATTACAGCTTTAGCTTCCATCATCACTACTAGTTAACAGCATCATATACGAAATATATTAAGTTCAAATTTAATCAAAAATCTGGTATAATTATAACATAAAAGGGAGGGTATGTACAGATGAAAACGGAAAATCAGAAACTTCAAAATCTTATAGATACTCACGCACACTTGCATATGAAACACTTTGAAAAGGATAGAGATGATGTCTTTAAAAGAGTAACACAAATGAAATTCGTACTAAACGTCTCAACAAGTATTGAAGACTTGAATGACACAATTAAGATAGCAAATATTTTGCCAAACGTATTTTTAGCTCTTGGAATACATCCGCACGATTCTGGAAATGTTCCAAATGATTATATTGAAATCTTAGAAAATTTAGCACTCAAAAACAAGAAAGTTTTAGCGATAGGTGAAATTGGGTTAGATTATTTTAGAAATTTCTCACCTATAGATACTCAAAAAAGAGTCTTCGCAGAACAGTTAATGCTTGCAAATAAACTTGGTAAACCTGTAATTTTGCATATCAGAGACGCTTACGAAGATGTCTACGAAATAATAAAACTCATAGGTGCAGAAAATGGAGGAATTGTTCACGCGTTCAGCGGAGATGAGAATTGGGCTAAAAAGTTTGTAAAACTTGGTTTTAAAATAGGAATCGGTGGACCAATAACATATCCAAAGAACGATTTACTTAGAAACGTAGTCAAAATAATAGGTGTGGAAAATGTCGTTACAGAAACAGATTGTCCTTACTTACCTCCACAACAGTATCGTGGAAAGAGAAATGAACCTATTTATGTATATTACGTCTTCGAGCAGTTAAACGAAATTTTTGGTCTTGACATAGATATATATGATATAATTTGGAAAAACACAAAGGAAATACTAAAAATAAACGAAGATTTGGCTAATTCATCAGTTGGTGATAACGATGATTGAAATAATAGAAGGCATATATAAAGGTAGAAGCGAAGGTAAAATACTTGTTTCAATTAACGGAGTAGTATTCGGAATAATAACAGATGCGGAAAGTTTTTCCGAATTTAACGAAGGGGATAAAATTTTAGTTTACACAAAACTTATCGTGTCTCAAGAAGATATGACAATATACGGATTTGATTCAAAAGTAAAGAAAGAAACTTTCGAAAAATTGATAAAAGTTTCAAAACTCGGTCCAAAAACAGCAATCAAAATTCTTTCATCAACAACTGTTGATTTTTTATCAAACGCAATCGCAACTGGAGATGTCGAAAAACTTTCATCTATTCCAGGAATAGGTAGAAAAACAGCCGAAAGAATGATTACAGAACTAAAAGATGAATTCGAGGTTGTTGAAGTAAATGAAGAGATGCTTGAAGCAATAGAAGCTCTTGTATCTTTAGGTTACTCAAAAACGCAAGCAAGAAATGCTGTTTCCAAGGTTCTCAAAGAAAGTCCGAATATAAGCAACGTTTCGAAAATAATAAAAGAAGCTTTAAAGATACTTGCAAAGATTTAAATAAAAAATCAATTTCAGCTCCAACTTGTCCACAAATATGGGTTAGGAGCGGTGTTTATGGCAAGTACCATTAGTATTAACAATTCGCAAGGGCCTGTTATAGTAAATCCAACATTAGGTTACAAACTTGATCCAGGTGAACCTGGAATACCTTCAGGTGCACCTGCAAGTAAAAGCGTTCTCAGGGTACTTGGTCAAGAACTCGCCAATTATATGGATTTCAAAAAGCAAGCAATGGAAAAAGGCGGCTTTATAATAGCCGGGGGAATATTTCTCGATATGCAAAAGAGAGGTTCATTCCTCGCTGCCGTTGCAGGGAAAACAAGAGTATTAATGTACATCCCTGGTGAAAAAAATCAAGTAAACGGTAAACCTGAACAACAAAATAACCAATTTGATACAATTGATTTTGAAAGCGATTTAAAAAAGTCAAAGATAGAACAAAAAATAGATGAGTTATACAGGAAGCTCTCAACAACAAACGATCCTTTGGAAGCCGAAAAATTACAACAACAAATACTTATGCTTACAATGGCTATGAATGCCCTTATGTTTGGAATGAAAATACCTGAATTACTTGTGGGGATGTTACTCAATACAACTGTTTAAATATAAAAACAAGAACAAATAAAAACATCTTGGAGGGATAGGGTGTGAAAATTTCTGAAATTGCAAATGCATTGGGTTTAAAAACCGTTTATTTTTGCAACGATTATGAAATTGAACATGGTTACGTTGGCGATTTACTTAGCATTGTTATGAGATCCGCCCAACAAAATTCAATATGGTTAACTGTACAAAGCCATGTGAATATTATCGCTGTCGCGTCACTTACAGGTATCAAAGCCATAGTTCTCTGTGAAGATCTTGAATTTCCTGACGAAACTATTCATAAAGCAAAAGAAGAAAACATAAATTTATTTGTATCGAAGGAAAATTCATATATAACCGCAGGGAGAATATACGAACTTGGTATCAAATGGTAAATTATATAAAGCCGATTTACATATTCATTCTTGTCTTTCACCGTGCGGGGATATAAGTATGCTCCCCTCCGTAATTTGTGAGAAACAGTTGGATGTAATATCAATAACTGACCATAATTCCGCTCGAAACGTAGCGGTTTTTATTAGTTTATGTAAAGACAAAATAGTTGTTCCCGGAATAGAGATACACACAGTCGAGGATGTACACATATTAGGTTATTTTCCAGAATTAGAACATTGTTTAAAAGTTTCAAAAATTGTTGAAGAAAATCTTCCGAAATTTCCATACGACCCAGAAAAATTCGGATATCAAATAGTTATAAACGAAAACGAAGAATTTGTAAATACAATCGATGAGTACCTTGGCTTCCCTACTAATCTAACTATAGAAGACGCAATTGAAATAATACTATCCAATCACGGTTTGCCAGTTTTCGCACATGTTGATAGGAAATTTGGGGCTATTTATCAACTTGGTTTATTACCGGAAGGGACTAACGTGGTTGAGGTTAAAAAGCGTGAAACTTATGAGGAACTGAAGAAAAATGGTTATATCGCACTCACATCATCCGATGCACATTTGCCAGATGAAGTAGGCGTAAGGAAAATCTTTATGGAGGACAAACCAAAAAATTCGCAAGAAGTTATAGATATGATTTTAGAAAGGAGGTTTAAGACCATTTGGGATTGATTACGATATCTGACCACATACACGACATTGCTGAAAACTCTATAAATGCAAAAGCAAAAAATGTAAAAATAACAATAAAAGAAACAGATGACAAATTTTATTTTTCTGTAGAAGATGATGCTGGCGGGATAAGACCAGAAATACTTGAGAAAATATTTGACCCATTCGTTACAACTCGAAAAAAAGAGATAAGAAGGGTTGGGCTTGGTTTACCATTTTTGAAACAAGCAACTGAATTAACAGGCGGATATACGAAAATTAACTCAGAAATAGGCAAAGGTACAAAAGTTGAGGCACTTTTTTACAAATCAAACATAGACTGCCAACCTGTTGGAGATTTAATTGGTACTTTTTTTACATTACTTTTAAACAGTTCTGTAAATTGGGAAATAGAAAGATGTTTAAACGAAGAATGCTATGTTGTAACCAGTGAATCCATTAAAACTTATCTTGGAGAAATAGATTCTCCGCAAAAAATGATGGTTCTAAAAGAACTAATAGAAGAATTAGAAAATTCAATAAAAACATAATCATTTATATTTAGGAGGGACTAAAGATGATTAGAAAAAGCATTTTTTCAGTGATTTTACTTTTTGTTATTTCGATTCTGTCATTTTCTTTCGTACTCGTAGATGTAAAGTTTGAAGGATTGAACAACGTTACCAAACAAGACCTTGAAAGTTACTATAAAGACTATATTGGAAAAAATGTGAATGAAAATGCTATAAACGATATAATAAGCTCTATCGATGAAACGGGATATTTTGAAGAAATTCAATACAAACTAAACAACGTAGAAAATGACGAAAACAAAAAAATATTGAATATAAATGTAGTGGAATACCCACCTGTAAAAAAGGTAAATTACGATATTAAAGGTCCTGGAATAATTGACATTGAAACAATAAAAAAAGAAGTGACACTAAAGGAAGGAAAACCGCTTAGCTTTTCAAATTTCTGGGAAAGCATAAACAAAATAGCGGATTTATACTCTAGCAAAGGATATTTGGTTGCCACTCCAAGAAGCCAAAATAAAGATTTTGGCTTTGTTTACGTTAGTGGCACGATTTCAGAAGACAATGAAGTTACCTTCTCAATAAAAGAATACGTACTGTACAACATTGAATTTAACGTTGTAAGCAATGATGAAGAATTTAAAAATGCATTTAAAGATGTAGTTAAAAGTGTATCATTCAAAAAGTACGCAGATTATGAAAAGAAAAATTGGTTTGAGAGAATTTTTGATTCCGAAAAAGATTACGTACCTTCTCAGCAAGTACTTCAAACAATTTTTCAAACACTCTCCAAAT includes:
- the gyrA gene encoding DNA gyrase subunit A; this encodes MDKNFESEINNEIKSNEQNNVFERVLEDELVKSYLSYSMSVIIGRAIPDVRDGLKPVQRRIIYSMYELGLFHNKPFKKTARIVGEVMGKYHPHGDSSIYEALVRMAQPWLMRYSLVEGQGNFGSIDRDPPAAMRYTEARLHKIAEEMVEDIDKQTVKMLDNFDGSLQEPDVLPAKVPNLLLNGASGIAVGMATNIPTHNLNDVVDATIAYIKNRDISVEELIDIIKGPDFPTGGIIIGKSGIREMYITGKGGFTIRGKAEIKHEKKKKSIIITEIPYGISKAELIKQIADYLQEEEIPVKDLRDESDKDGLRVVIEFPEDVKEEVILNNLYQKTNLQTRFNANFLVIDGDKQPRLMNLKQLIEAYVKHRFEVVRKRTQYAYQQDSKRAHIVEGLIKASKAIDTVVSIIRSSKDSSEALSQLVDILQMSEEQAKAVLDMRLGRLTNLETQNLQQEYRDLLVRLEKEKELLMNDDKVYEVIIEELEEIKKKYGDPRKTEITDLEETATKFDKKDLIPNKDIVITLTKKGFLKLMDIDAFRTQRRNGKGVIGANLMEDDIISQIIYSKLHSKTLFFTSLGKVYEIENLDIEESNRGTKGKPINKYIKLENGERVLAMVDITDYVGELFFVTKKGVVKRTSLEDFKNITSKGIRAITFKDGDELVSVLRINSESNTVLISTKLGMSIRFGIEEVRTMGRNAAGVRGIRLREGDEVISSTVLENDNGYILTITENGYGKLTEVSDYRKQSRDGLGIKNIGEIEKTGPIVGVAYVNGDEEIVLFTKDGASIKFKVSDIPTRSRTAQGVKVMNLADGDIVADFAVIGGEE
- the metG gene encoding methionine--tRNA ligase, with the protein product MKKFYITTPIYYVNAEPHIGSSYTTIIGDILARYKRLMGYEVFYLTGTDEHGQKIAQAAREKGLEPKELCDTLAEKFKELWKDLGITNDYFIRTTDENHEKTVQYFVSKMMENGDIYKGIYEGWYCVPCETYWNEEELEHDEHGHNICPSCKREVNLIREENYFFRLSKYNDALLKHFQENPDFVEPDFRRNEMLKILESGLKDLSITRTTLKWGIPMPNDPEHVIYVWVDALINYVSAIGYPNDMDKFNKWWPADVHLIGKEINRFHSLIWPAMLMSVGLPLPKKVFAHGWLTVNGQKISKSLGNAIDPREYVRKYGNDVVRYYLVRDIVFGKDGDFSEENLIKRLNSDLANDYGNLLHRTLAMIQKHFDSVIPGVGNLEEIDKKLIEDYDLVKNKFIELMDSYKITDALEVLWQFISQLNKYFDETKPWVLAKEGNKERLGTVLSLVTESIFKVATLVSPVMPDSSLEVYKRLSVNEKFDEKFLSGWNIIKGNKIIHGEPLFKKFEKSERKEEEKTDKKQEVKGMDQKVTEKQENVVTMEELIDIDTFKKIDLRVAKVIEAERVEKSEKLVKLQLDLGELGHRQIVAGIAKYYTPEQLVGRLIVVVANLKPAKLMGIESRGMLLAAKKDDKLTLLTVSSEIEPGAKIS
- a CDS encoding 5'-nucleotidase C-terminal domain-containing protein codes for the protein MSKKFITLFMFVLFALSTFVLASQIIILHTSNIYGNVLPYDYFSNMYQPKGLAILKTYVDNLRSSNPDTILIDTGNLLYGSPFGDYSSLQEDNPVINAFNLLNYDAFVPGTFEVNYSPERLIGVFKNLKTSVLAANLANVFPSNVVSFKVKTMSNGFKVAMIGVVVPYDSQKYVDYIESVRNTLNTAKKMNPDLIILATSGGITNDPITGKQIAIRSELNIGDELVREFSKDVDIFLFGNQDFVYTGSKSNKIYSVTGSEAKGVNKITLNVEKDKSFKIKSVKIERVLLSNVEPSEIVLNQVKKFEGDFNKWLDEVIAQSNISVGFNKYMAMLDDNFVTEFVNKLIINYTNSNLGIWNVFNANCPGIPQGEITRRDLYSLVGKTTSVKLVKMTGADIKNYILTSAKLLKYNGVRILFDESLTNKPWLYDLFENINYSVVLNENKIRSIKYLGRDLDDNSEVIVSVPSVRTYGTNPILRGEVIEDFEIPVQQIIFENLKGRVIDGAMDSNYSVYVKLEYEVKPGDTFNQILQRLAVTDSELLELNPIIKNINLIRPGWKLVYYKKYLNLIPPIREFFEVK
- a CDS encoding thymidine kinase, which gives rise to MSNKIGKLTVIVGPMYSGKTTELLNYAEIYELGRKKILILKPQIDTRYSKDDVVTHKFFKMPARAIKDVQEMEEYYKSLNEKPDAIFIDEVHFFDSSLTKLVKEITKDGVDVYCAGLDMNYLWDPFETTAMLMAVADEVIKKRAVCEVCGEYKGTLSYKKKSNGGIFDVGGKEKYIAVCKECYEELKSKEEGKLI
- a CDS encoding DDE-type integrase/transposase/recombinase — its product is MTNIQLKCPHCGSSNFIKNGHDKFKNQIFFCKDCKRYFKLSFTKKHKLFSFPYPRCVHCNHVMEIYKIRRYFVRFRCRKCNFKTSVPLSLPQPVPFNFHPFKFFRFPIYIILKAFILYFKYNLSLRAIKACLNINVSHVAIYKWIIKLSSVISLFEFENVFKVHGDETVIVFRDKKYYVWLLVEHGTNLIVAWHVSRYRDMSQVKILLDKYFSQRKQNTQIELITDGLKAYEIAVKLNFDNVEHREVRLGKNNECESKFSLFKMFVRAKRSFKKFSNIRYYVNGFCVVRNLCKLYENENEMITALASIITTS
- a CDS encoding TatD family hydrolase, which encodes MKTENQKLQNLIDTHAHLHMKHFEKDRDDVFKRVTQMKFVLNVSTSIEDLNDTIKIANILPNVFLALGIHPHDSGNVPNDYIEILENLALKNKKVLAIGEIGLDYFRNFSPIDTQKRVFAEQLMLANKLGKPVILHIRDAYEDVYEIIKLIGAENGGIVHAFSGDENWAKKFVKLGFKIGIGGPITYPKNDLLRNVVKIIGVENVVTETDCPYLPPQQYRGKRNEPIYVYYVFEQLNEIFGLDIDIYDIIWKNTKEILKINEDLANSSVGDNDD
- the ruvA gene encoding Holliday junction branch migration protein RuvA, with the translated sequence MIEIIEGIYKGRSEGKILVSINGVVFGIITDAESFSEFNEGDKILVYTKLIVSQEDMTIYGFDSKVKKETFEKLIKVSKLGPKTAIKILSSTTVDFLSNAIATGDVEKLSSIPGIGRKTAERMITELKDEFEVVEVNEEMLEAIEALVSLGYSKTQARNAVSKVLKESPNISNVSKIIKEALKILAKI
- a CDS encoding PHP-associated domain-containing protein; its protein translation is MLPSVICEKQLDVISITDHNSARNVAVFISLCKDKIVVPGIEIHTVEDVHILGYFPELEHCLKVSKIVEENLPKFPYDPEKFGYQIVINENEEFVNTIDEYLGFPTNLTIEDAIEIILSNHGLPVFAHVDRKFGAIYQLGLLPEGTNVVEVKKRETYEELKKNGYIALTSSDAHLPDEVGVRKIFMEDKPKNSQEVIDMILERRFKTIWD
- a CDS encoding ATP-binding protein is translated as MGLITISDHIHDIAENSINAKAKNVKITIKETDDKFYFSVEDDAGGIRPEILEKIFDPFVTTRKKEIRRVGLGLPFLKQATELTGGYTKINSEIGKGTKVEALFYKSNIDCQPVGDLIGTFFTLLLNSSVNWEIERCLNEECYVVTSESIKTYLGEIDSPQKMMVLKELIEELENSIKT